The Girardinichthys multiradiatus isolate DD_20200921_A chromosome 24, DD_fGirMul_XY1, whole genome shotgun sequence genome has a window encoding:
- the pou3f3b gene encoding POU domain, class 3, transcription factor 3-B, with protein MATAASNPYLPSNSILSSGSIVHSDSGGGGMQPGSAAVTSGSGGYRGDPTVKMVQNDFMQGAMAASNGGHMLSHAHQWVTSLPHAAAAAAAAAVAAAEAGSPWSSSPVGMTGSPQQQDVKSSARDDLHTGTALHHRPPHLAPHHTHAGAWGSTTAAHINSISGGQQQQQQQQLIYSQPGGFTVNGMLSPGSQSLVHPGLMRGDTPDLEHGSHHHHHHHQHPHHQHNPTVNSHDPHSDDDTPTSDDLEQFAKQFKQRRIKLGFTQADVGLALGTLYGNVFSQTTICRFEALQLSFKNMCKLKPLLNKWLEEADSSTGSPTSIDKIAAQGRKRKKRTSIEVSVKGALESHFLKCPKPSAQEITSLADNLQLEKEVVRVWFCNRRQKEKRMTPPGVAQTPEDVYSQVGNGHFLVDYLKDEASDQRVTTTSSFHQVILAH; from the coding sequence ATGGCCACCGCCGCTTCCAATCCTTATCTGCCCAGCAATAGCATCTTATCGTCCGGCTCCATCGTGCACTCTGACTCCGGGGGTGGCGGCATGCAGCCCGGCAGCGCCGCGGTTACCTCCGGGTCTGGGGGTTACAGGGGAGACCCCACGGTTAAAATGGTGCAGAATGACTTTATGCAAGGCGCTATGGCAGCGAGCAACGGTGGGCACATGCTGAGCCATGCCCACCAATGGGTGACGTCCCTGCCGCACGCCGCGGCGGCCGCAGCTGCAGCCGCTGTGGCCGCAGCCGAGGCCGGCTCGCCCTGGTCGTCCAGCCCGGTTGGGATGACGGGCAGTCCGCAGCAGCAGGACGTGAAGAGCTCCGCCAGAGACGATCTGCACACGGGCACCGCGCTGCACCACAGGCCGCCCCACTTAGCCCCGCATCACACGCACGCCGGGGCGTGGGGGAGCACCACGGCGGCGCACATCAACTCCATCTCCGgggggcagcagcagcagcagcagcagcagctcatctACTCGCAGCCGGGGGGCTTCACTGTGAACGGCATGCTGAGCCCCGGCAGCCAAAGCCTGGTGCACCCCGGTCTGATGAGGGGGGACACCCCGGATCTGGAGCACGGCAgccaccaccatcaccaccaccaccagcaccCGCACCACCAGCACAACCCCACTGTCAACAGCCACGACCCGCACTCGGACGACGACACGCCGACCTCGGACGACCTGGAGCAATTCGCCAAGCAGTTCAAGCAGCGGCGGATCAAGCTGGGCTTCACGCAGGCGGACGTGGGCCTTGCCCTGGGCACGCTGTACGGGAACGTATTCTCGCAAACCACTATCTGCAGGTTCGAGGCGCTGCAGCTCAGCTTCAAGAACATGTGCAAGCTGAAGCCGCTGCTGAACAAGTGGCTGGAGGAGGCCGACTCGTCCACGGGGAGCCCAACCAGCATCGACAAGATTGCGGCACAGGGCAGGAAGCGCAAGAAGCGCACCTCCATCGAGGTGAGCGTCAAGGGGGCCCTGGAGAGCCACTTCCTTAAGTGCCCCAAGCCATCGGCGCAGGAGATCACCTCGCTGGCGGACAACCTGCAGCTGGAGAAGGAGGTGGTCAGAGTGTGGTTCTGCAATAGGAGGCAGAAGGAAAAGCGGATGACGCCGCCAGGAGTGGCGCAGACGCCGGAGGATGTGTACTCTCAGGTCGGCAAT